The sequence TAGAGACTCATTATTTCCAGAAGACCTGTTTTCGGATTTGGTATTGCCGTGGAAATTGCATTTTCAATACCAAACAATTTGGAATGTTGTTGGTAGATTGCAAGGTTTTCACGTTCATGACGGGAATAAAAATCGAAAACATCAAGAGTTTTTCCGGGATTTGCAATTAATCCGGCTAAAAGCTTGTCTTGGTGTTTTATCTGCTCCCATGAATCCATCAAACTGTTTGGAAGGTTATATAAAAAGACATTGTTCAGCTGCAATTCCTGAGTATAGCCTCCAGCCCAGAGAGCCATATCAAAGGGGATCAACTTCATCAGGTGATCCATTACCTGCTGTTTAAATTGTCCCGCAGGAAATCTGTTGATGGAATGGATTAGTTTTCCGATGAAAATTTGATTTTCCTGATTCAGCATCCTGCCATTTAATCTTATTTATTCAATAAAAGAAAAAATAGGGCATTTGCCCGATTGAATCTAATTACCAATTATGATTTAGTTTTCGCGTTCATACAGCATAATTTTGATATAACAATTCATCAACAACAATTCATCATTTTCTTTAACAAGGGACGAGGGGGAATAAAACACATGCAACTACACAGTAAGGAATGCTCTGGTAACTCGATTTATCTGGCAATTATTTTAGCTATATTTTTGTATGGGCTGGCAGTTTTGGTACCAATAACAGCTCTTGCCGACTGCCCTGGAGGGGTCGCCCCTTCTGGAAGTACGGTGTATTCCGAAGGCCCTTCTACAACTGTATGCAAGACGGATGGTGCCTATAGTTCACAGACCATCCGGTGGCTAACGCCAGATGGATATACCTGTGATACAACCGTGGAGACTCGTGATCCTAATTCAGATAGTCAGTGCGGAATTGGACCGGTTCTTCCAGATTTAGATTTTAGGGAAATTATTACTCAAAAAGAGTGGGTAAAAATAAAGCAGCAGTATGCCCATGAAGCTGCCATCGGGGGTGCCAATAGCCGTATGAAAATTATTACCGATGAGCAATTTCTTATGAAGTGGGGACCTGATGCTGAAGGAACCCGGAAATCAGTGGAGGACGCTTTAAATTCCGGAAATTTGGATGACGGGCCAGTATATCGAGACCCAATATTAGAGGAAAATGATGGTCGTGCTCCAAAGGAATATAGGTACACTCCGTCAGATTTACCGGTGTGGGATTTTGGGGTTTCCTTACAGGGCGGGGTAGAAACGAGTGAAATCGCGCAGATTTCCGCACCAGATCGAGAATCCGACGTCAGTTCCCTGGCCCTTAACCTGCATGGGGCTAAGGATGATTTTCTCTTCAACGGGCAATTTCACTACCGTGCCCTGCGGGGAACCGGTATTGATGACGGGCAAGACTCCGACGAATACGGCCTACTCATGATGGGGGGATACCAATGGTTACACCAGTCTGAAAATGGGGTGAATCTGATGTTTCACGGGTTTTTGGATTTGTCCGGCAACGACTACGGTGATGCCGGAGATCAGACCCGGTATGTCCCAGGAGCCGGTATATCCGTGGATGGCTGGACTCCAGTGGGGAAATTGAAAATGGCCTATCTTTTCAGTCATGACCGCAATGCCGATAATGATCTTGAAATCACGGATGAAAAATACCTGAATGTGAACAATATGTCCCTTGCCTACACCCTCCCCTTGACCCGGGCCCTGTTCCTGAATTCAAGTCTGAGCTATTTATATATCATGGATATTCCTGATGGTATGGATGACAGTAGTACCTCTTTTGATGTCGGCCTAGCCTATAATTGGCAACGCTTTAATATGGGAATTACTTATGTGAAAAGTTTAGATGGCTATGGGCGGGAAGGGGTTAATTTTTTCGCCGGATATTCCTGGTAAATAAAATGGTGGTTCCGGATGGTGAACTCCACCATCTGGAACCGGAAAAAACCTGTGAACTCAACCTTCAAACTAAGCGTTGTTTTTTTACTGATCCTTGTATGTTGGTTACCCGGGTGCATGCTAGTACTTCAACCGGAGCCTGTCCTTCCGAACCTTGAGGTGTTTGAAGAAGGGGATGTGGTGGTAACCTTCGAGGGATCGATTGAATCCTGGCTTTTTTTTCTGGGTGGCCGGCCGGACAATATTGAGAGTATTCATCCGTTTAGCCACACCGAGATGGTTTTCCGCAGTTTAGAGGGGGAATTGATGCTCGGTGGGGTTTTCGATGGAATGGTAAATTCTGCGCTTCTCAGGGAACGGATTAAAAAATTTCGGAGAATTGCTGTGTTTCGGGCTAAGGCAGGGCCGGAAAAAAGACAAAAGGCCGCTCGGGTGTTATCTGGCTGGCTTGCCAAAGATTCACAGGTGGCCAAAGCTAAATTTGATTACTCCATGAATTACCAGCCTGGCCGGACTGACGAATTTTTCTGCGCAGGAATTATCAACGAAGCCTGCCGAATCGCCGCACTGGAGCTACCCTTTAAATCGGTGGCTTTGGTCCCCAATGAACTCACCCGGCAGATTGAAGTGTTGCTCGGCGTCAAATTTGACAAAATATTGGGTATCGACACTATCTTTAGTTCTAACTATTATAACCATATTCTTTCCTGGGAAAATGATCAGATTGACAAGGATAGAATAGAATTTTCGAAACAGATTGCTTTGTACCTGATGGCACAGTATGAGCAGGGGTGGCGTCTGAAATTGTCAGATGGGGTACATCTGTTTGCCAATATGGACACTATGCCGAAGATCGGCCGAGCACAAATGTCCCTTCGAAGTTTTCAGAAAGCGGTTTTTAAAACCTGGAACCGATTGTCTCGGCGCGGGGAACTGGAGAAGCTTGATACCATTGGCAAAACAGAGCTGCTTGCGACCATTTGTGATAAATACCGTGAAGAATATTTTGATTTGGCCGATGCTGCTGCTGTGGGTAATGATCATCAGCAGTTGCACACAGCCGTCCTTGCAATACCCTGATGACCAGTTTGTCACCGATGAGTGGTTGCAAAAGAAAGCGATTCTGGCCAACGATTTTTTTGCTATCCATCGACTACCGGCCGGGTACAATGGTAGCCTGATTCTCCTCCAAGCAAGCAGGATCGCTGTATCCATCCGGGAATGGTTGGATCTTCCCCCCCCTGTCATTCCAGTAAAAATACTGATTTTCTCTGCCAAAGAACCACTGGGCAGCCGTTTTTTGGAACAAAGCCGAACCCGTCATCAGGCAACTGGCTATTATGATCCTGGCAAACAGGTGCTGGTTGTTGTAGGGGAGGTAGATGATCCCCGCTTTTGGACCGTCCTGAACCATGAAATCAGTCATGCCGTGCTTTATAGCTGCATGCCAGGCAATATAGGGCTCCCTTTCTGGTTTAATGAAGGAGTGGCCACGCTTTTTGAGGGAGGTGTAGAGAACCTACAGCCACGAATCAATAATGAACGGCTGGAATATATGCGCTATCACATTGACAAAAAAAGGCCCTTGGATATCCAAGGATTGATCCTCCTGTCCGGGTCTTCTCTGGACAACAGTAGCAGCACCTATGCTCGCGCTTGGGCAGTGACCGCATATCTTTATTTTTGTGGCTTGCCGGTGAGCACCTATGTGAAGGATTTTCCCAAAAAGGGGGCTTCAGAGATTGTGCGTTTTGAAAAATCTTTTTTATTGCCTCATGAAACCCTTGATGAATTTTCGACATCTTGTATCCAATGGATTGTGTCTCAGACACAATAAATTCCCCCATCTCGCTTTTGACACAAAGAGGTCATTCATTGAAAGGTCTCTTGTTAAGAAATAATTCATGCCTTAGAGGGAAGATTTGAATCTTTCATTATTAGGGAAAGCTTGTAAGAAAATTATACACGTTCTTTGAGCAAATCACGTATTTCTGTAAGCAATGCTTCCTGCGCCGAGGGTTTTAGAGGCTCTGCAGGTGCTTCCTCTTCTTTTCGCTTAAGAGAGTTTATTCCTTTGATAATCATGAAAATTGTAAATGCGATAATTGTGAAATCGACCGCAGTCTGAATAAACTTTCCATAACTGATAACTACAGCGGGTATATCCCCCGTCGCTTCTTGAATCGTGAAAGCCAACTTTGAGAAATCAATTCCACCAACTAGTACGCCTATTGGAGGCATAATAACATCAGCGACAAAGGAAGAAACGATTTTACCAAATGCTGCGCCAATAATGATGCCAACTGCCATATCCATTACATTTCCTTTCACGGCGAATTCTTTGAACTCTTTCATCATACCCATGATAAATTCTCCTCTAATTACGTTTGATGGTATAGAAAATATGGCTGTTTGTTTGATAATATAAATCTGGGGTTTGATCTGATCTTGCTACACGTTTCAATCAACAATTTTATCGCTTGTTCAAAAGGGGTATTATCTGTATAGCAGGTCAGTGTTTTTTCCTTCTAAGGAAGAAAAAATGTTATTTTAATCTGGAACCGATACCATACAGCCTAAAGAACAGGTCTGGTGGTCTGAAAATTGTGACCACCTTTATATTCTGTAGTATATCAATAATGAATGTAATAAAAGAAAAAGTTAATCATGAATGGTGTTAATCGAAAAGATGTTAACGTTGGGTGCCGAGTCTTAATTGTTTTAAAACAGGATCAGCGTTCTGGAAAACTCACAGAGGGGATTGTAAAAGAAATCCTGACAAAATCCCCAACCCATCCATATGGCATTAAAGTGCGCTTGGAAAGCGGTGCTGTTGGACGAGTTAAAAATATTCAAAGTACCTCTAAGTGATAAAAAATGGCCGACAATAACATTGTAGAATTAACCCCATTCCGTGCAGATCTTACCCGTGCAATGGCGCGTCGTGGTGAACGACTTTTAGCGTCCACCGACTTGGCAGAGCAGGTTGCAGCTCTGGAACCCTTGGAAGCCTACTACATTGTCAGGGATGTCGGCTTTGATCAGGCCCTTCCTATTCTTCTTCAGCTCAATCAAAAACAATTGGAGACTTGTGTCGATCTTGATTGCTGGAACCGTCACGACTTCGCTGTCACCAGTCTTGATGAATGGCTGACTGCTTTTTCACTTGCTGGTCCAGAAATTCTGGCGGAGACGTTCTTCTCACTGGACTATGTGGTTCAGCTTCTTTTTATGGCTAAAACCGTAACGGTGTACGACCCTGATACCGATGAGGTTCCGCAAATGGTCATGGAGGGAAACACGTCTCGGGCCATGACTCCGGATGGTTTTTATCTCTTGGAGTCCAAGGAAGACGTTAACCTCAAAATACATCCTTTTACTCTGTTGGACGCCTTGTACCAATACGACTTGACGGCTGCTCATCAACTCCTTAGCGAGGTTCGCGTGGATCTGTCAATTCAGATTGAAGAAGAAGCCTTACATTTCCGTAGTGGTCGTATGCAGGATATTGGTTTTGTGCCTCCCGACGAAGCTGTCCTTCTTTTTACTCGGCCGGATATTCGCAAATCATCACCTCGACCTCAAAAGCCAATTGGTGGTCCAGTTAGTCACGTACCATCCGTCTATGCAAAATCCTTGATCGAGACCACCCTGTTACAACAGGCTTTGTCCCTGATAACAAGCCAGGAAGAGCTGTCACGTCTGGAGCAGGAGATTGTCTGGACTATAAACAGTGCAATTGTTGCCTATGGGGAAAAGACGCAGGATACGAAACAGATTTCCGACATTGCAGAACGGGTGCGGGACACAATTTCTCTAGGTTTGGAATCATTGTTGGCTAAAGATGCATTTGAGAACCAAGTGGACAATGTAACAGCTGTCGCCAAAGCATCCGACTTGTTGGGCAGTTGCTATATAAGTGACCTGTTTCGGCACGGTTTTGCTGCCACACAAGACCTCCAGCAGGAGATACGACTGGCTCTTCGTGATTCTGTATTTCGCGCCTGGTATGATCTTGCCGAGAGCGAGCAGTCCGATGATCCTGAGGATCGTCTGGAGCGTGCCTTTGTGTCTGCGTTACTGGGGCGTCATCCCTTGCGCGGTGGTTTTGATCTGGCTAAGGTTGAGGATGTTAAGGCTTTTGCCTGTCTGGCTGAGATCGATGCAGCTCACGTCCGTTTGCAACTGTTGGTCGCCAATATCTGTGGTTTGTCCTGATATCCCTGATCAAGTAATGATCACAAGTAAAAAGAAGAAGTAAAAAGGGTCGGAGTGAAATTAAATCGAGAACAACGGTAAAGTACTGATAGTTTGATTTCACTCTGGCCCCTCCAATTCCTTGTCATCGCAATCGGCTGGTAAGAAGGTGATTTTGAAAAAGCTATTACCACCCGCGGGAGTATATTCACCTGTATGTAAGCTCACTGTTACGAGTTCATCCTTCAATTGCGAAAGACTAGCACTCATTAAAATGCGTGCTTTGATCTTAAGGTCCCCTGCAAAGCATATGGTGTCTTGATCATTGTCCTGTCGTTCCGAAATGCCACCGTATGTCTCTTCTTTGCATACGACCTTGAATGGCCCTTCTGTGGTATACAAACGTATTCTTGTTCTTCCTCCATGCAAATGCACATGTTTAGTGACTGTGTAGCAACCCACTCTCACTTTTGTTGGGGTATCCACTTCTATTGTACCTTCGAGGTCGACAGCAAAGGTGCAAATACTTTTCTTCTCATTGTCGACAAGCCATCGCGAAGTTGCGATAGCGCTACCCTCGATTTCAATCATATCAGATGTGCTGTTCAAAGTTACACTATCACCGCAATGTTTGTTGTTCACGGACTCCAGAACCTTAAAGCCTGTTACTTCCCAATTGGCATAGCCAAAGGCAAAAACACTGGATTGTGAAAGAGTGATAAGAAGTACGAGCGTAACAGCTAGCAAAGAATATCTCATAATGTCCTCAAAACTTACTCTGATCCCTTTATTTGTTATTTGTTAATTTATCTTTGGCGCTATTCTATCCGTTAATAGAGACGGGTTGTAAGAGGAGCTGCCTTTGGACAAAATGGATTGGTGGTAAACAGGCGACCATAGGCTTTATATGTGTCTTTAAAACAATGCCCTTTTACCATGACACAAAATTCAAAATTATCACATTCATAGCATGAAGAATTTTTAAAGTTTTCTTTTCTAGGATATGCTAGTTCCTTTAACTCTTGAGAGTTCCATACTGATTCAAGACTCGAGTCAGTTAAATCACCAACTAAAAAAGGTCCATTTTGCGGTACTTCCTCACAAATAGACACCTTTCCATCCGGTGCGATAATAAGTGAACTGCGGCCAGAAGAACAACTGGGTCGATCTTTGAGCCAGTAATGAGCCCGCTCCTGATCGCTCATCATCGTCGGCTCGGGTAATCGATTATGGAAAATAGTTATTCCATCTGAACCATACTTGTTTGCCAGCCAGTTCATTTTATCATCGAATTCTAGGAGTTGGTTCTCTCCTAATAGTATAGAATTGTTGTCTTTGTTCATTGATCGAAAAGCAGGTGAAAATTTCATTTCACAAATCCCGAGGTCACGGAGTGTAATGATTATATCTTCCAATTGATCAAAGTTGTGTTGAGTTATAATACTATTGGTACGAGTAAATATCTGTGTGTCTCGTAAATTCTCAAGGGTTTTAATAATCCGAGCATGTTGTCCAGATCGTCCTAAGATTAAATCCCCGGTCGATGAATTTGCGGCATCAACGCTTACTTGAAGATAATCAAGTCCTACTTCTTCAAGCCGCCGCACAATCTGTTTGTCGAGAAAAGCTTTGGTGGACATATCTACAACTATCCCAAGCTTTAAAGCATGCGCAATAATTTCAATTACGTCTGGATGACAGAAGGGATCACCGCCGCAAAAATTAACTTGGTTAGTGCCAAGTCTTCCCATCTCATCGATTAATTCCAGAATCCGACTAGTTGCCAATTGGTAGTTGCCAGGAACTTTTCTTCGACAAGCGTAACAATATATACAGTCAGCCTGGCAGTTAAAAGTGATTTGAAAGATCAAAGAAATCGGCGCTTCAAGCCTTGTTTTCATGTCAAGGTGTTGCGCTGGAATAATGAAATCCGATGGATTAAATCGTTTAACTATTTTGCCGACTGCATCTCGAATAAGCATCTTACCGTCTGGAGTGATGTAATTCAAAACCTCCATTAACTGTTTCCTGGAATCGGTGATGGGCAGACCTGAAAGGAATGAAATTATACCTACGACCTCCCCAACAGTTCGTTTCCCATCCAGAAGTGAAAAAATTGAAGCAGCTGGGGAGGGTAATACACCATACTCAAGTTCGAGATGAGGAAGATAGGAGATAACAACTTTTGTTTTTTCTCGACGCATGAAGACAAAAGGAGAAATTCCTAATACTTCATTGTCTCTAAATCCTTTTTCATCAAGCATATAAGTTTCAGATAATAATCATGTTGCTTTTGAACCACAGACTTGCCCATATGTACATGTAACGGGACCACCACCAGAATTTTTACCGCAGACTTCATTTCCACATGTCCCGCTAGACTTACAGGTAACATCTGCATCAGAATTGCACGCTGAACCGGTACAAGCACCACCATCACAACTCGAGCTTGCAAGACAGGCCACGTGCGAACAAACTCCTGCCAAACAATCGTCAGGCCAGATCTTCGCTTCATTAACGATACCGATGAAGTCTTCATAGCCTGCTTCCTTATAAGCGTTCTTCAATTTAAGCCATACTTCCGAGGACTCTCCCTGACATGCGTTATCCACAATTGATTTTAGAAATTTTAAATCTCGACCTTCTTGTTTTTTTACTGACATGTTTTCTCCTCACTCACATTGACCCAGAGGGTAATGTCCCAAAACTTGATTAGTTGAGTAGTAATAAAGGACAGAGTAAAATTATAGCGAGAGCGACGGTAAAGTGCTGATGGGTTGATTTCACTCTGCCCCCTTTGTTTCTGTAATAAATGATTTAAGGGTGTGATGGTATTTTTCCAGGTGTGCTTTTCTTACCTTCTGTTGCATAGCCATCTCGTTTCCACCAATCGAGGCCACCAAGCAATTCTTTAACCTTAAATCCAAGTTTTGAGAATTTAAGCGCACCTTTTGTTGAGGCATTGCAACCAATGCCATCGCAGTAAGTTACATATGTTTTCGTTTTGTCAAGATTACTTGTTGTTAGTTCGGACGTAGTGCTATGAGGAAAATTCACTGATGAAGGAATATGCTCAACTTCAAAAGCTTGTTTTGACCGAGCATCTACAACAATGATATCTTGATTATTTTCCAAAGCCTCAAACAGATCCCACGAGTCTGTTTCATAGTTTAATTTTGCCTCGTAAAACTCAATTTGATTCATAGCTATTGTTCCTTTGCGTATCGAAGAATTAAGCAGCAGCGTGGGGTGAAATTGAGCGGAAGCCCGCGCCGTCCGCTGGAATGATGGGCTTGGCTATTCCACATTTTTACCTGATTCAATTGCTTCATATTCTTCAGGGTAATGCTCTTTCATACAATCAGGGCATATGCCGTGACTGATATTTGCGTCAGAATTTTTGTGAATATAAACATCCACTTGTTCCCAGTATCCTTTGTCGTCACGAACTTTTTTACAAAATGAACAAAGAGGCAGAATCCCTTGTAAGGTTTTAATTTCATCAAAAGCCTTATTGAGTTCTTTAACATGTCTTTCTAGTTCTGCTTCTGCTTGTTTATGTGCTTCAATTTTTTTAGACAGTATGATGTTTGACTTATATATTTTTACTGCCATCAGTACGATTGAAATTAGGAGGATAAAAATGATTACGGTCTGGATCATATGCTGGGTGATGAAGCCACGGACAGTAATTATGCCGTAATCCTTATAGGGTCCGACGCGCAATTCTTTTAAAAGCTCATGCGCCTGTTGATAATCGTAGGGAAGCGTCCATTCTTGGAACCCTGCCTTTTGAGCTACAGGGCTGTTGCTCTCAAGAGACAGCAGAGCTTTAGCGACATCCTTACTTAACTCATTGGTTGCATTACGGGTCTTAGCAAAAGCCCATTCTGGATAAAGCTCTGAGCTTACCATCATGGGGAAGTCAGGATAATGCTTGGGGGCTAAAACACGAAAATTATCAAGATCAATCCGATTTGATTCTGAGAACTTCTCCAACATACCAGTTCTAATAACCGCGACATCTACAACCCCATCCAATACAGCCTGTATCTCCTTAGGCTGATCGCCAAGAAATTTTACTTCTTTGGCATCGTTATATGGATAAAAACCATGAGTCAGCATCTCCTTATAGCCGACCAGCCAACCGCCAAAGCCAAGTTTAGCAACACCACAGATGGTTTTGCCATATAAGTCTTCTATTGTTTTTATCCCACTATCAGCACGGGTGATTAATGTTGAGCCGAACTCGGCCACTCCCCCTTTTTTTACCATTGTGAGGATGCGGGATATGCCAAAGTTCAACTCGAGATCCACATAAATTGCGGGCTGGGTAATAACGAAATCTATTTCCTGGTTTAAAACAAGGTTCCTAATACGGTCGAGTTCAATAGGCGGAACAGGAATCAGCCTAAAGTCATATTGAGGCAGAGACAATTGGAGGTAATCGATGGTTGGTTGCCATTCATCCTTGGCTATTTCAACTCCAGAGAGTGCAACAACCAGGACGTTTACCTTGTTCTGTTCATGGCTCTCAATGTGTTTAAATCCGGTAAGCGAAAGGAAACAAAATAATGCAATTAAACTTGCAATAAAACGTTTCATAAGAGTTGGTTGCCTATAGTAGACGTTTAACGATCAATGTCACTTGCACCATCAATGAATTTGCAGCGTCAGCGCCGCCGTGTTTCTCGGCGTCAAGTGAACAGCCATGATAATAAATATGGCCTTGCCTTGGATGAAATAGAATAGTGGAAGCACGACCAAGCATATTTACTCAAACCAAAGGAAGCCATTTTGTGAAATTTTAGACCAAACAACATTTGTATTACTGCGGAATCGATCTTCATGCCAGAAAAATGTATGTCGTTGTAATCAATGATAAAGGAAAAATGCTCCTCCACAAAAACATCAAAACTTATACAGATGAAAAGATGATAGTTATATCAGCCTTTCTGGAAGATACAGATATTGGAGTTGAATGAGTTCTCTGCTGATATTAACTTGCAGATTTCTGCATACAGTGCCTCTGCCTGTTCCAGAAACAGATCAGCTACTGCCGGATCAGAATGCCCCCGCCCGCGCTTCCTTGATAATACCGATCGAGATCTCCAGGCCGAACGGTTCCTTGTCTGACTGCCACCTATCTCAAATCCTAATCATCCCCAATGATCCTATAGAAGACCTTGCATATAACAATTTTTTTTGGGGCATTGGTAGTATTCTCGCTGACGAATGTTACGCATAAGAGGAGGCAAGAGTGCATGGCAATGACGTGGCAAACCCAAAGAATATCTGGTATATCTGAAGGTTTTTAAAAACCGCTATGTTCTTGCCGTCCCTTTAATGCGATGGTTTGGTACTATACTCTGTGAATGAGAGTATCTTTAAGCTAATTGTTGATTTCAACGAGGTCTGTTTGCATTAGCTCCAGTTGTTTTTCATACTCCATTATGTGAGCTACCTTTTTGACAAAATTAGAATCATACCCAAAACGCTTGAGGAGATGAAAACCAACCTCTATTCCGGAAGTAATACCACCTCCAGTAACGATGCGACCAGTATCAACGACTCTGTGCCGATCAATTATACATTTGGGTGCGATCTGTGCTAGCCTATCAATTGGTGCAATTAGCTCACTTGGGTCTTGGCTCTTTCTGTTGGTTGCCTGAACACCATCAAGCAAGCCGGCAACACCATAAACCCAAGAGCCTGTACAGACGCTGACCAGCATAGTCTCTTCTGGAAGTGCTTTTACAAAGTTGATTAGCCTTTTATTATGAATCTCAGATCGTAAACCAATGCCACCAGGAACAAGAAATGCGTCCATGCTTGGATTGTCGTTCAGACCGTATTTTGGTATGACTCGCAGGCCGGCTGTTGCCATAACAGGTGCCATAGTATCTGCAATGATAAATGTTTCCAATTCCGGGTCCATTCTTTTGGCTACCGCAAAGACTCCTGTTGGCCCAGCCCAGTCAATGACTTCTGCATTGTCACAAATATAAACACCTAATCTTTTTTTCATAGTTTTCTCCTTGTTGATTATTGTTAAAGGTAGACCGGTCTGTCTGTGGTCGCGAAAATTAAAGCCATCTATGCATATTATCATTCCTCCTTTAAGCTGGCGCACAGACAGGTCTGTCTGTGTTGTTGTAAAAAATATATTACCGATTCAGTAAGCTTTTGACTGCTTGCTGAGCGGCTTCAATGGGCCAAGTATCATTGTAATTTTGACTGGAAACGATAGCTCCCTCGACCAACACATAGACCATTTGCACAGTTTGCTGAATTTCCAGTTCTGCGTAAGAGGAATTCGCCTCGATAAGGT comes from Desulfocapsa sulfexigens DSM 10523 and encodes:
- a CDS encoding DUF1570 domain-containing protein, translating into MQYPDDQFVTDEWLQKKAILANDFFAIHRLPAGYNGSLILLQASRIAVSIREWLDLPPPVIPVKILIFSAKEPLGSRFLEQSRTRHQATGYYDPGKQVLVVVGEVDDPRFWTVLNHEISHAVLYSCMPGNIGLPFWFNEGVATLFEGGVENLQPRINNERLEYMRYHIDKKRPLDIQGLILLSGSSLDNSSSTYARAWAVTAYLYFCGLPVSTYVKDFPKKGASEIVRFEKSFLLPHETLDEFSTSCIQWIVSQTQ
- the mscL gene encoding large-conductance mechanosensitive channel protein MscL, which translates into the protein MGMMKEFKEFAVKGNVMDMAVGIIIGAAFGKIVSSFVADVIMPPIGVLVGGIDFSKLAFTIQEATGDIPAVVISYGKFIQTAVDFTIIAFTIFMIIKGINSLKRKEEEAPAEPLKPSAQEALLTEIRDLLKERV
- a CDS encoding rhodanese-like domain-containing protein, coding for MNQIEFYEAKLNYETDSWDLFEALENNQDIIVVDARSKQAFEVEHIPSSVNFPHSTTSELTTSNLDKTKTYVTYCDGIGCNASTKGALKFSKLGFKVKELLGGLDWWKRDGYATEGKKSTPGKIPSHP
- a CDS encoding DUF6178 family protein gives rise to the protein MADNNIVELTPFRADLTRAMARRGERLLASTDLAEQVAALEPLEAYYIVRDVGFDQALPILLQLNQKQLETCVDLDCWNRHDFAVTSLDEWLTAFSLAGPEILAETFFSLDYVVQLLFMAKTVTVYDPDTDEVPQMVMEGNTSRAMTPDGFYLLESKEDVNLKIHPFTLLDALYQYDLTAAHQLLSEVRVDLSIQIEEEALHFRSGRMQDIGFVPPDEAVLLFTRPDIRKSSPRPQKPIGGPVSHVPSVYAKSLIETTLLQQALSLITSQEELSRLEQEIVWTINSAIVAYGEKTQDTKQISDIAERVRDTISLGLESLLAKDAFENQVDNVTAVAKASDLLGSCYISDLFRHGFAATQDLQQEIRLALRDSVFRAWYDLAESEQSDDPEDRLERAFVSALLGRHPLRGGFDLAKVEDVKAFACLAEIDAAHVRLQLLVANICGLS
- a CDS encoding phosphate/phosphite/phosphonate ABC transporter substrate-binding protein, producing the protein MKRFIASLIALFCFLSLTGFKHIESHEQNKVNVLVVALSGVEIAKDEWQPTIDYLQLSLPQYDFRLIPVPPIELDRIRNLVLNQEIDFVITQPAIYVDLELNFGISRILTMVKKGGVAEFGSTLITRADSGIKTIEDLYGKTICGVAKLGFGGWLVGYKEMLTHGFYPYNDAKEVKFLGDQPKEIQAVLDGVVDVAVIRTGMLEKFSESNRIDLDNFRVLAPKHYPDFPMMVSSELYPEWAFAKTRNATNELSKDVAKALLSLESNSPVAQKAGFQEWTLPYDYQQAHELLKELRVGPYKDYGIITVRGFITQHMIQTVIIFILLISIVLMAVKIYKSNIILSKKIEAHKQAEAELERHVKELNKAFDEIKTLQGILPLCSFCKKVRDDKGYWEQVDVYIHKNSDANISHGICPDCMKEHYPEEYEAIESGKNVE
- a CDS encoding radical SAM/SPASM domain-containing protein, producing the protein MLDEKGFRDNEVLGISPFVFMRREKTKVVISYLPHLELEYGVLPSPAASIFSLLDGKRTVGEVVGIISFLSGLPITDSRKQLMEVLNYITPDGKMLIRDAVGKIVKRFNPSDFIIPAQHLDMKTRLEAPISLIFQITFNCQADCIYCYACRRKVPGNYQLATSRILELIDEMGRLGTNQVNFCGGDPFCHPDVIEIIAHALKLGIVVDMSTKAFLDKQIVRRLEEVGLDYLQVSVDAANSSTGDLILGRSGQHARIIKTLENLRDTQIFTRTNSIITQHNFDQLEDIIITLRDLGICEMKFSPAFRSMNKDNNSILLGENQLLEFDDKMNWLANKYGSDGITIFHNRLPEPTMMSDQERAHYWLKDRPSCSSGRSSLIIAPDGKVSICEEVPQNGPFLVGDLTDSSLESVWNSQELKELAYPRKENFKNSSCYECDNFEFCVMVKGHCFKDTYKAYGRLFTTNPFCPKAAPLTTRLY
- a CDS encoding DJ-1/PfpI family protein; translation: MKKRLGVYICDNAEVIDWAGPTGVFAVAKRMDPELETFIIADTMAPVMATAGLRVIPKYGLNDNPSMDAFLVPGGIGLRSEIHNKRLINFVKALPEETMLVSVCTGSWVYGVAGLLDGVQATNRKSQDPSELIAPIDRLAQIAPKCIIDRHRVVDTGRIVTGGGITSGIEVGFHLLKRFGYDSNFVKKVAHIMEYEKQLELMQTDLVEINN
- a CDS encoding YwbE family protein, producing MNGVNRKDVNVGCRVLIVLKQDQRSGKLTEGIVKEILTKSPTHPYGIKVRLESGAVGRVKNIQSTSK